In Streptomyces ambofaciens ATCC 23877, a single genomic region encodes these proteins:
- a CDS encoding HAMP domain-containing sensor histidine kinase: MSLFWRIFGLNAVVLGFATALLLWAPVTVSVPVLLTEAVILVGGLGVMLVANGALLRWGLAPLDRLTKLMTTVDLLRPGQRLPVAGGGEVPELIRTFNAMLDRLEHERATSSARVLLAQEAERRRIAQELHDEVGQSMTAILLVLGRSADDADEPLRSELQQAQEITRESLDEVRRLVRRLRPGVLDDLGLISALSSLTHDFATHTGLRVVRRFDADLPALDHETELVLYRVAQESLTNAARHADARRLEVGLARADGAVTLTIGDDGRGIEAPCEGAGIRGMRERALLVGAALDITSAPGAGTRVRLTAPVPRKQP, from the coding sequence GTGTCCCTGTTCTGGCGGATCTTCGGGCTCAACGCGGTGGTGCTGGGCTTCGCCACGGCCCTGCTGCTGTGGGCTCCGGTGACCGTTTCCGTGCCGGTCCTGCTGACCGAGGCCGTCATCCTGGTGGGCGGGCTGGGCGTCATGCTGGTGGCCAACGGCGCCCTGCTGCGCTGGGGCCTGGCACCGCTGGACCGGCTCACGAAGCTGATGACCACGGTCGACCTGCTCCGCCCGGGCCAGCGGCTTCCGGTGGCCGGCGGCGGTGAGGTCCCCGAGCTGATCCGCACCTTCAACGCCATGCTGGACCGGCTGGAGCACGAGCGGGCCACCAGCAGTGCCCGCGTCCTGCTCGCCCAGGAGGCGGAGCGGCGCCGTATCGCCCAGGAGCTGCACGACGAGGTCGGGCAGAGCATGACCGCGATCCTGCTGGTCCTCGGGCGTTCCGCGGACGACGCCGACGAACCGCTGCGCTCGGAGCTGCAACAGGCGCAGGAGATCACCCGGGAGAGCCTGGACGAGGTCCGCCGCCTGGTACGCCGGCTGCGGCCCGGCGTCCTCGACGATCTCGGTCTGATCAGCGCGCTGTCCTCGCTCACCCACGACTTCGCGACCCACACGGGGCTGCGGGTGGTACGCCGGTTCGACGCCGACCTGCCCGCACTGGACCACGAGACCGAGCTGGTGCTCTACCGGGTGGCGCAGGAGAGCCTGACCAACGCCGCCCGCCACGCGGACGCCCGGCGGCTGGAGGTGGGCCTCGCCCGGGCCGACGGCGCCGTGACGCTCACCATCGGCGACGACGGCCGCGGGATCGAGGCGCCGTGCGAGGGCGCCGGCATCCGCGGCATGCGCGAACGGGCCCTGCTCGTCGGGGCCGCCCTCGACATCACCTCGGCTCCCGGCGCCGGCACCCGCGTCCGGCTCACCGCACCCGTCCCCAGGAAGCAGCCCTGA
- a CDS encoding TraR/DksA family transcriptional regulator: MSLDASRTEPRPERLTAHEARQRLEHARNTRLTQLQALGESGQADDQLTVAQKDAIERVLKEIEAAFARVDGGSYGTCLGCGKPVPGERLEILPYTRYCVACQRRAAA, translated from the coding sequence GTGTCGCTCGACGCCTCCCGCACCGAACCCCGCCCCGAGCGGCTGACCGCTCACGAGGCACGCCAGCGCCTCGAACACGCGCGCAACACCCGGCTGACCCAGCTTCAGGCCCTAGGGGAGAGCGGCCAGGCGGACGACCAGCTGACGGTCGCGCAGAAGGACGCCATCGAGCGGGTGCTCAAAGAGATCGAGGCGGCCTTCGCGCGGGTCGACGGCGGCAGCTACGGCACCTGCCTGGGCTGCGGGAAGCCCGTCCCGGGGGAGCGGCTGGAGATCCTCCCCTACACGCGGTACTGCGTCGCCTGCCAGCGCCGCGCCGCCGCCTGA
- a CDS encoding TraR/DksA family transcriptional regulator has translation MVNNPIIDDHDTRLSPEDLAVLRDSLREQRLFREEQLRQIATVPARADEARRRRSAAQTEVRAELAASARMVLADVEAALDRMARGRYGSCHLCRRPVDRERLMIVPQARYCARCQQVREAGR, from the coding sequence GTGGTGAACAACCCGATCATCGACGACCACGACACGCGCCTGTCGCCCGAGGACCTCGCGGTGCTCCGGGACAGCCTGCGCGAACAGCGGCTGTTCCGTGAGGAGCAGCTGCGGCAGATCGCGACCGTACCGGCCCGCGCCGACGAGGCGCGCCGGCGGCGGTCCGCCGCACAGACCGAGGTGCGGGCCGAGCTCGCCGCCTCCGCGCGCATGGTCCTCGCCGACGTGGAAGCGGCGCTCGACCGCATGGCGAGGGGCCGCTACGGCTCCTGCCACCTGTGCCGGCGTCCCGTCGACCGCGAGCGCCTGATGATCGTGCCGCAGGCCCGCTACTGCGCTCGCTGCCAGCAGGTGAGGGAGGCCGGACGATGA
- a CDS encoding rod shape-determining protein, translating to MTAVRLPSYSRRLPWPLPWHRGGVALDMGSARTRAWVAGRGLILDVPTVTFPGTGAVYPVQRGSLVDTEGAARMLGRLLAHRLPRFARPLVVLTAPVLDGYAYRTQARTAVEVLRPRGVLTVPSARAVALAAGADLSRPLLVVDLGARLTEVVLLVDGAVFDARRAALGTGDLDEATPSAAIGEAVADMTTSMLRQDRTSFTVDALGRGPLLAGGGALRPEITCHLADVLHTPLRAVPAPHTAAVRGAAQLLAAAHSHPPVTGTDPPADHPH from the coding sequence ATGACCGCCGTCCGCCTGCCCTCCTACTCCCGGCGCCTGCCGTGGCCGCTGCCCTGGCACCGCGGCGGCGTCGCCCTCGACATGGGCAGCGCCCGGACCCGCGCCTGGGTCGCCGGGCGGGGACTGATCCTCGACGTGCCGACGGTGACCTTTCCGGGCACCGGGGCGGTGTACCCCGTCCAGCGCGGCTCCCTCGTGGACACCGAGGGCGCGGCGCGCATGCTCGGCCGGCTCCTCGCCCACCGGCTGCCCCGCTTCGCCCGTCCGCTGGTCGTGCTGACCGCGCCGGTGCTGGACGGGTACGCCTACCGGACGCAGGCCCGGACGGCCGTGGAGGTGCTGCGGCCCCGCGGTGTGCTGACCGTCCCGAGCGCTCGGGCGGTCGCCCTCGCGGCGGGGGCGGACCTGTCCCGGCCGCTGCTCGTGGTGGACCTCGGCGCCCGCCTCACCGAGGTGGTGCTCCTGGTCGACGGCGCCGTCTTCGACGCGCGCCGCGCCGCGCTGGGCACGGGGGACCTCGACGAGGCGACCCCGTCGGCGGCGATCGGCGAGGCGGTCGCCGACATGACGACCTCGATGCTGCGGCAGGACCGCACGTCCTTCACCGTCGACGCGCTGGGCCGGGGTCCGCTGCTGGCGGGGGGAGGCGCCCTGCGTCCCGAGATCACCTGCCACCTCGCCGACGTGCTGCACACCCCGCTGCGCGCCGTGCCGGCCCCGCACACGGCCGCCGTCCGCGGTGCCGCCCAGCTCCTGGCGGCCGCGCACTCCCACCCGCCCGTCACGGGCACGGACCCCCCGGCCGACCACCCGCACTGA
- a CDS encoding Rv1733c family protein yields the protein MAGETPRAQPPPLDPVPAPEGHPHHVLWRWRRNPLRRRTDRLHAWIALGLLLAVLAAAPAAMFAVGDAAHRHYRATAEQQARTRDHRPAVLVHDAPRHPEPGSAEAKRTRYPVEVRFTGPDGAARTGETDVEPGLPADSTVLVWVDAAGEITEPPLTGDQIRSRATGWAILAFLGVALTGLAAHGVTGMVLHRVNLARWDAAWAVTEPRWSRSS from the coding sequence GTGGCCGGCGAGACACCCCGGGCACAGCCACCGCCCCTCGATCCCGTGCCCGCTCCCGAAGGGCACCCCCACCACGTGCTGTGGCGGTGGCGGCGCAACCCCCTGCGGCGCCGCACCGACCGGCTGCACGCCTGGATCGCCCTGGGCCTGCTGCTGGCCGTCCTGGCGGCGGCCCCCGCGGCGATGTTCGCGGTCGGCGACGCGGCCCACCGCCACTACCGCGCCACCGCCGAACAGCAGGCACGCACGCGGGACCACCGCCCCGCCGTCCTCGTCCACGACGCCCCGCGCCATCCGGAGCCGGGGTCGGCGGAGGCGAAGAGGACCCGGTACCCGGTCGAGGTGCGGTTCACCGGCCCGGACGGAGCGGCCCGGACCGGGGAGACCGACGTCGAACCGGGGCTGCCCGCGGACAGCACCGTCCTGGTCTGGGTCGACGCGGCCGGAGAGATCACCGAACCGCCGCTGACCGGCGACCAGATCCGCAGTCGCGCGACGGGCTGGGCGATCCTCGCCTTCCTGGGCGTGGCCCTCACCGGCCTCGCCGCCCACGGGGTCACCGGCATGGTGCTGCACCGCGTCAACCTCGCCCGGTGGGACGCGGCCTGGGCCGTCACGGAACCGCGCTGGAGCAGGTCCTCCTGA
- a CDS encoding PucR family transcriptional regulator, which translates to MRLRALLDTDALGLKLLGGEDELDRSVRGVMTTDLRDPSRYLSGGELVLTGLAWRRDAADSEPFVRLLVQSGVAALAAGEAELGSVPEDLVAACARHRLPLFAVNESVAFATITEHVVRQVSGERAGDLAAVVDRHRRMMTSGPAGGGPDVVLDLLGTDLDLRAWVLSPTGRPVAGPKDAGPVLPSEVCAKLAAEHLAATRAGRRAPHRVFLGPTAYSLFPVRASGHRSTGAGAARVPQAARDVRETVLSDWLLVVEADAGDWAEERLDLLYGVTQLIAVERDRRDAARTVRRRLAQEVLELVQTGAAPAEIAARLRVAAPVLLPGLGAAPHWQVVVARVEWENDDSETGPVAQTLLEEILVDPLATGPEHSDRIAVAHTGDEAVALVPLPAVSTEHDGSETGILADVLLEAVREPLSAGLDGDGRVTLGVSAAVHSAEGLRGALEEARHARRVAAARPGRVCAAGHQELASHVLLLPFVPDDVRRAFTARLLDPLRDYDRRHRAELIPTLEAFLDSDGSWTRCATRLHLHVNTLRYRVGRIEQLTGRDLSRLEDKLDFFLALRMS; encoded by the coding sequence ATGCGGCTGCGCGCACTGCTGGACACCGACGCGCTGGGCCTCAAGCTGCTCGGCGGCGAGGACGAGCTGGACCGCTCCGTGCGGGGCGTGATGACCACCGACCTGCGGGACCCCAGCCGCTACCTCTCCGGCGGGGAGCTGGTCCTCACCGGCCTCGCCTGGCGCCGGGACGCCGCCGACTCCGAGCCGTTCGTCCGCCTCCTCGTGCAGTCCGGCGTGGCCGCCCTGGCCGCCGGCGAGGCGGAGCTGGGGAGCGTGCCGGAGGACCTGGTGGCGGCGTGCGCGCGGCACCGGCTGCCGTTGTTCGCGGTGAACGAGTCGGTGGCCTTCGCGACCATCACCGAGCACGTGGTCCGCCAGGTCTCCGGCGAGCGGGCCGGGGACCTCGCGGCCGTGGTCGACCGGCACCGCCGGATGATGACCTCCGGCCCCGCGGGCGGCGGCCCCGACGTGGTCCTCGACCTGCTCGGCACGGACCTGGACCTGCGGGCCTGGGTGCTCTCGCCGACCGGGCGGCCGGTCGCGGGCCCCAAGGACGCGGGTCCCGTGCTGCCGTCCGAGGTGTGCGCGAAGCTGGCGGCGGAGCACCTGGCGGCCACCCGGGCGGGCCGGCGGGCACCCCACCGGGTGTTCCTGGGCCCGACGGCGTACAGCCTCTTCCCGGTGCGTGCCTCGGGGCACCGCTCGACGGGGGCGGGCGCGGCGCGCGTCCCGCAGGCCGCGCGGGACGTGCGCGAGACGGTGCTGTCCGACTGGCTGCTGGTGGTGGAAGCGGACGCCGGGGACTGGGCCGAGGAGCGGCTCGACCTGCTCTACGGCGTCACGCAGCTCATCGCCGTCGAACGCGACCGGCGGGACGCGGCGCGCACGGTGCGGCGGCGGCTCGCGCAGGAGGTCCTGGAGCTGGTGCAGACGGGTGCCGCGCCCGCCGAGATCGCGGCGCGGCTGCGGGTCGCGGCGCCGGTACTGCTGCCGGGCCTCGGCGCGGCCCCGCACTGGCAGGTCGTGGTCGCCCGGGTCGAGTGGGAGAACGACGACTCCGAGACCGGTCCGGTCGCCCAGACCCTGCTGGAGGAGATCCTCGTCGACCCGCTCGCCACGGGTCCCGAGCACTCCGACCGCATCGCCGTGGCCCACACGGGCGACGAGGCCGTCGCCCTCGTGCCGCTGCCGGCGGTCTCCACCGAGCACGACGGCTCCGAGACCGGCATCCTCGCGGACGTGCTCCTGGAGGCCGTACGGGAGCCGCTGTCGGCGGGGCTGGACGGCGACGGGCGGGTCACGCTCGGCGTCAGCGCCGCCGTGCACTCGGCGGAGGGGCTGCGCGGCGCGCTGGAGGAGGCGCGGCACGCGCGGCGGGTCGCGGCGGCGCGCCCCGGCCGGGTCTGCGCGGCCGGCCACCAGGAACTGGCCTCGCACGTCCTGCTCCTGCCCTTCGTCCCCGACGACGTGCGCCGGGCCTTCACCGCCCGGCTGCTGGACCCGCTGCGGGACTACGACCGCCGCCACCGCGCCGAGCTGATCCCGACCCTGGAGGCCTTCCTCGACAGCGACGGCTCCTGGACGCGCTGCGCGACCCGGCTCCATCTGCACGTCAACACGCTGCGCTACCGCGTCGGGCGGATCGAGCAGTTGACGGGGCGTGATCTGTCGCGCCTGGAGGACAAGCTGGATTTCTTCCTGGCACTGCGGATGAGCTGA
- a CDS encoding FAD binding domain-containing protein, with translation MDFLRPASWEEALAAKAEHPTAVPIAGGTDVMVEINFDHRRPEYLMDLNRIGDLCEWEVGEDSVRLGASVPYTRIMDSLRTELPGLALASHTVASPQIRNRGGVGGNLGTASPAGDAHPALLAAGGEVEVESVRGKRLIPIDEFYKGVKRNALEPDELIRAVHVRKADGPQQFSKVGTRNAMVIAVCAFGLALHPETRTVRTGIGSAAPTPVRAKAAEEFLNAALEEGGFWENGKIITPSVAKQFADLCSAACNPIDDVRGTASYRRHAVGVMARRTLTWTWESYRGARHTTEGAA, from the coding sequence ATGGACTTCCTTCGCCCCGCCAGCTGGGAGGAGGCGCTCGCCGCGAAGGCCGAGCACCCCACCGCTGTGCCGATTGCGGGTGGCACCGACGTGATGGTCGAGATCAACTTCGATCACCGCAGGCCCGAGTACCTGATGGACCTGAACCGCATCGGCGACCTCTGCGAGTGGGAGGTCGGCGAGGACTCCGTGCGGCTCGGCGCCTCCGTCCCGTACACCCGGATCATGGACAGCCTCCGCACCGAACTCCCCGGACTCGCCCTCGCCTCGCACACGGTCGCCTCCCCGCAGATCCGTAACCGCGGCGGCGTGGGCGGCAACCTCGGCACCGCCTCCCCGGCCGGCGACGCGCACCCCGCGCTGCTCGCCGCCGGGGGGGAGGTCGAGGTCGAGTCGGTGCGCGGCAAGCGCCTCATCCCGATCGACGAGTTCTACAAGGGCGTCAAGCGCAACGCGCTCGAACCCGACGAGCTGATCCGCGCCGTGCACGTCAGGAAGGCCGACGGCCCGCAGCAGTTCTCCAAGGTCGGCACCCGCAACGCCATGGTCATCGCCGTGTGCGCCTTCGGTCTCGCCCTGCACCCCGAGACCCGCACGGTCCGTACCGGCATCGGTTCGGCGGCCCCCACGCCCGTACGGGCGAAGGCCGCCGAGGAATTCCTGAACGCCGCGCTCGAAGAGGGCGGCTTCTGGGAGAACGGCAAGATCATCACGCCGTCGGTGGCCAAGCAGTTCGCGGACCTGTGCTCCGCCGCCTGCAACCCGATCGACGACGTCCGGGGCACCGCGAGCTACCGCCGCCACGCGGTCGGCGTCATGGCCCGCCGGACGCTCACCTGGACCTGGGAGTCGTACCGCGGCGCCCGCCACACCACGGAGGGAGCCGCGTAA
- a CDS encoding (2Fe-2S)-binding protein yields MRVNFTVNGRPQEADDVWEGESLLYVLRERLGLPGSKNACEQGECGSCTVRLDGVPVCACLVAAGQAQGREIVTVEGLADFAQQRAEGCATGACGGQGTSLDEAKRWQAAGSDSHTGEGTELAPIQQAFIDAGAVQCGFCTPGLLVAADEMLERNPNPTDADIREALSGNLCRCTGYEKIMDAVRLAAARQSEGV; encoded by the coding sequence ATGCGCGTCAACTTCACTGTCAACGGACGTCCGCAGGAAGCCGACGACGTGTGGGAGGGCGAGTCCCTCCTCTACGTCCTGCGCGAGCGGCTCGGCCTGCCCGGCTCCAAGAACGCCTGCGAGCAGGGCGAGTGCGGCTCCTGCACGGTCCGCCTGGACGGCGTCCCGGTCTGCGCCTGTCTGGTCGCGGCCGGCCAGGCGCAGGGGCGCGAGATCGTCACGGTCGAGGGCCTGGCCGACTTCGCCCAACAGCGCGCCGAGGGCTGCGCGACCGGCGCCTGCGGCGGCCAGGGGACCTCGCTCGACGAGGCCAAGCGCTGGCAGGCCGCGGGCAGCGACTCGCACACCGGCGAGGGCACCGAACTCGCGCCCATCCAGCAGGCGTTCATCGACGCCGGCGCCGTCCAGTGCGGCTTCTGCACGCCCGGCCTGCTGGTCGCCGCCGACGAGATGCTGGAGCGCAACCCGAACCCGACCGACGCGGACATCCGCGAGGCGCTGTCGGGCAACCTGTGCCGCTGCACGGGCTACGAGAAGATCATGGACGCGGTCCGGCTGGCCGCGGCCCGCCAGTCCGAGGGGGTCTGA
- a CDS encoding xanthine dehydrogenase family protein molybdopterin-binding subunit encodes MAANGAPTKITQGSKTKGGIGESTLRPDGTLKVTGEFAYSSDMWHEDMLWGQILRSPVAHAEILSIDTGEALALAGVYAVMTYDDLPTEVRNYGLEIQDTPVLAHGKVRHHGEPVAIVAADHPETARRAAAKIKVEYRELPVITDEASATAPDAILVHENRDDHHIGHVPHPNIVHRQPIVRGNADEAAKKADVIVKGEYYFGMQDQAFLGPESGLAVPSEDGGVELYVATQWLHSDLKQIAPVLGLPEDKVRMTLSGVGGAFGGREDLSMQIHACLLAMRTGKPVKIVYNRFESFFGHVHRHPARLSYEHGATRDGKLTHMKCRIVLDGGAYASASPAVVGNASSLSVGPYVIDDVDIEAIALYSNNPPCGAMRGFGAVQACFAYEAQMDKVAKELGMDPVELRRINAMEQGTIMPTGQPVDSPAPVAELLRRVKAMPMPPERQWESSEGSDVRQLPGGLSNTTHGEGVVRGVGYAVGIKNVGFSEGFDDYSTAKVRMEVVGGEPVATVHTAMAEVGQGGVTVHAQIARTELGVTQVTIHPADTQVGSAGSTSASRQTYVTGGAVKNACELVREKVLEIGRRKFGSYHPAWATAELLLEAGKVVTDGGEVLGDLVDVLEGEAVEVEEEWRHRPTEAFDLRTGQGNGHVQYSFAAHRAVVEVDTELGLVKVVELACAQDVGKALNPLSVVGQIQGGTLQGMGIAVMEEIVVDPKTAKVRNPSFTDYLLPTILDTPTIPVDVLELADDHAPYGLRGIGEAPTLSSTPAVLAAIRNATGLTLDRTPVRPEHLTGKA; translated from the coding sequence ATGGCTGCCAACGGCGCACCCACCAAAATCACCCAGGGTTCGAAGACCAAGGGCGGTATCGGCGAGTCGACGCTCCGCCCGGACGGCACCCTCAAGGTCACCGGCGAGTTCGCGTACTCGTCCGACATGTGGCACGAGGACATGCTCTGGGGCCAGATCCTGCGCTCCCCGGTCGCGCACGCCGAGATCCTGTCCATCGACACGGGCGAGGCCCTCGCCCTGGCCGGCGTCTACGCCGTCATGACCTACGACGACCTGCCCACCGAGGTGCGGAACTACGGCCTGGAGATCCAGGACACCCCGGTCCTCGCGCACGGCAAGGTCCGCCACCACGGCGAGCCGGTCGCCATCGTCGCCGCCGACCACCCGGAGACCGCGCGCCGCGCCGCCGCCAAGATCAAGGTGGAGTACCGGGAGCTGCCCGTCATCACCGACGAGGCCTCCGCCACCGCCCCCGACGCGATCCTCGTCCACGAAAACCGCGACGACCACCACATCGGCCACGTCCCGCACCCCAACATCGTGCACCGCCAGCCGATCGTCCGCGGCAACGCCGACGAGGCCGCCAAGAAGGCGGACGTGATCGTCAAGGGCGAGTACTACTTCGGCATGCAGGACCAGGCCTTCCTCGGCCCCGAGTCCGGCCTCGCCGTGCCCTCCGAGGACGGCGGCGTCGAACTGTACGTCGCCACCCAGTGGCTGCACTCCGACCTGAAGCAGATCGCCCCGGTCCTCGGCCTGCCCGAGGACAAGGTGCGGATGACGCTGTCCGGCGTCGGCGGCGCGTTCGGCGGGCGCGAGGACCTGTCGATGCAGATCCACGCCTGCCTGCTGGCGATGCGCACCGGCAAGCCGGTCAAGATCGTCTACAACCGCTTCGAGTCCTTCTTCGGCCACGTCCACCGCCACCCCGCGCGCCTGTCCTACGAGCACGGCGCCACCAGGGACGGCAAGCTCACGCACATGAAGTGCCGGATCGTCCTGGACGGCGGCGCCTACGCGTCCGCCTCCCCGGCGGTCGTCGGCAACGCCTCCTCGCTGTCGGTCGGCCCCTACGTGATCGACGACGTGGACATCGAGGCCATCGCCCTCTACTCCAACAACCCGCCCTGCGGCGCCATGCGCGGCTTCGGCGCGGTCCAGGCGTGCTTCGCCTACGAGGCGCAGATGGACAAGGTGGCCAAGGAACTCGGCATGGACCCGGTGGAGCTGCGCCGGATCAACGCCATGGAGCAGGGCACGATCATGCCGACCGGCCAGCCGGTCGACTCGCCCGCCCCGGTCGCCGAACTCCTGCGCCGCGTCAAGGCGATGCCCATGCCGCCCGAGCGCCAGTGGGAGTCCAGCGAGGGCTCCGACGTACGGCAGCTGCCGGGCGGCCTGTCCAACACCACGCACGGCGAGGGCGTCGTCCGCGGCGTCGGCTACGCGGTCGGCATCAAGAACGTCGGCTTCTCCGAGGGCTTCGACGACTACTCCACCGCCAAGGTGCGCATGGAGGTCGTGGGCGGGGAGCCCGTCGCCACGGTCCACACCGCCATGGCGGAGGTCGGCCAGGGCGGCGTCACCGTCCACGCGCAGATCGCCCGCACCGAGCTGGGCGTCACGCAGGTGACGATCCACCCGGCCGACACGCAGGTCGGCTCGGCCGGCTCGACCTCGGCCTCCCGGCAGACGTACGTCACCGGCGGCGCCGTGAAGAACGCCTGCGAGCTGGTCCGCGAGAAGGTCCTGGAGATCGGCCGGCGCAAGTTCGGCTCCTACCACCCCGCCTGGGCCACCGCCGAGCTGCTCCTGGAGGCCGGCAAGGTCGTCACCGACGGCGGCGAGGTCCTCGGCGACCTGGTCGACGTCCTGGAGGGCGAGGCCGTGGAGGTCGAGGAGGAGTGGCGGCACCGGCCGACCGAGGCCTTCGACCTGCGCACCGGCCAGGGCAACGGCCACGTCCAGTACTCCTTCGCCGCGCACCGCGCCGTCGTCGAGGTCGACACCGAGCTCGGCCTGGTCAAGGTCGTCGAGCTGGCGTGCGCCCAGGACGTCGGCAAGGCGCTCAACCCGCTCTCCGTGGTCGGCCAGATCCAGGGCGGCACCCTCCAGGGCATGGGCATCGCGGTGATGGAGGAGATCGTCGTCGACCCCAAGACGGCGAAGGTGCGGAACCCGTCCTTCACGGACTACCTGCTGCCCACGATCCTCGACACGCCGACCATCCCCGTCGACGTGCTCGAACTCGCCGACGACCACGCGCCGTACGGGCTGCGCGGCATCGGCGAGGCACCCACCCTGTCGTCCACCCCGGCGGTCCTCGCGGCCATCCGGAACGCGACCGGGCTGACGCTCGACCGCACGCCCGTACGACCGGAGCACCTCACCGGCAAGGCGTGA
- a CDS encoding NCS2 family permease — MTQQSVEPKTTAEEAGPGSRVPAGRSWLDRYFHITHRGSTVAREVRGGITTFMAMAYIVLLNPVILSGKDAAGDTLGQKALITATAFAAALTTLLMGFVGKVPLALAAGLSVSGVIAGQVVPQMTWPQAMGMCVMYGVVIMLLVVTGLREMIMNAIPLALKHGITMGIGLFIAIIGLVKGGFVHAGEATPLTLGPTGELAGWPVLLFAGTLLLIFMLQARNTPGAILIGIITGTVVASVLNATGVIDPAQWANGAPELHGSAVSMPDFSLFGELEFGGWGEVGAMTVGMIVFTLVLAGFFDAMATIIGVGTEAKLADDKGRMPGLSKALFIDGAGGAIGGVAGGSGQTVFVESATGVGEGARTGLASVVTGLFFAACLFFTPITAIVPQEVASAALVVIGAMMMMNARHVDWADRATAIPVFLTVVLMPFTYSITAGVAAGVISYVAIKVAQGKAREIGAFMWALTVIFVVYFALNPIESWLGVH; from the coding sequence ATGACCCAGCAGTCAGTGGAGCCCAAGACCACCGCCGAGGAGGCGGGACCGGGTTCCCGCGTCCCCGCCGGCAGGTCTTGGCTCGACCGGTACTTTCACATAACCCACCGAGGATCCACGGTCGCGCGTGAGGTGCGCGGCGGCATCACCACCTTCATGGCGATGGCCTACATCGTCCTGCTCAACCCCGTGATCCTGTCCGGCAAGGACGCCGCCGGGGACACCCTGGGCCAGAAGGCCCTGATCACCGCGACGGCGTTCGCGGCGGCGCTGACCACCCTCCTGATGGGCTTCGTCGGCAAGGTGCCCCTCGCCCTGGCCGCCGGACTCTCGGTGTCCGGAGTGATCGCCGGGCAGGTCGTGCCCCAGATGACCTGGCCGCAGGCCATGGGCATGTGTGTGATGTACGGCGTGGTGATCATGCTGCTCGTGGTCACCGGGCTGCGCGAGATGATCATGAACGCGATCCCGCTCGCCCTCAAGCACGGCATCACCATGGGCATCGGCCTGTTCATCGCGATCATCGGCCTGGTGAAGGGCGGCTTCGTCCACGCGGGCGAGGCGACCCCGCTGACCCTCGGCCCCACCGGCGAACTCGCCGGCTGGCCCGTCCTGCTCTTCGCGGGCACCCTGCTCCTGATCTTCATGCTCCAGGCGCGCAACACCCCCGGCGCGATCCTGATCGGCATCATCACCGGCACCGTCGTCGCCTCCGTGCTGAACGCCACCGGGGTCATCGACCCCGCGCAGTGGGCCAACGGAGCGCCCGAGCTGCACGGCAGCGCCGTCTCCATGCCCGACTTCTCGCTCTTCGGCGAGCTCGAGTTCGGCGGCTGGGGGGAGGTCGGCGCGATGACGGTCGGCATGATCGTCTTCACGCTGGTGCTGGCCGGGTTCTTCGACGCGATGGCCACCATCATCGGCGTCGGCACCGAGGCCAAGCTCGCCGACGACAAGGGCCGCATGCCGGGTCTGTCGAAGGCGCTGTTCATCGACGGCGCCGGCGGTGCCATCGGCGGTGTGGCGGGCGGCTCCGGCCAGACCGTCTTCGTCGAGTCCGCGACCGGCGTCGGCGAGGGCGCCCGCACCGGGCTCGCCTCGGTCGTCACCGGCCTGTTCTTCGCGGCCTGCCTGTTCTTCACGCCGATCACCGCGATCGTGCCCCAGGAGGTCGCCTCGGCCGCCCTGGTCGTCATCGGGGCGATGATGATGATGAACGCCCGGCACGTGGACTGGGCCGACCGGGCCACCGCGATCCCGGTCTTCCTGACCGTCGTCCTGATGCCGTTCACGTACTCCATCACGGCGGGCGTCGCGGCCGGCGTCATCTCCTACGTCGCCATCAAGGTCGCCCAGGGCAAGGCCCGGGAGATCGGCGCGTTCATGTGGGCCCTGACGGTGATCTTCGTCGTCTACTTCGCCCTCAACCCGATCGAGAGCTGGCTGGGCGTGCACTAG